A single Dechloromonas denitrificans DNA region contains:
- a CDS encoding (2Fe-2S) ferredoxin domain-containing protein: MPKPKKHVLVCVQGRPAGHPRGSCQDKACAQTWQAFSDEFTARNLWASGFQLTNTGCLGPCHLGPSILVYPEGVMYTGVKPEDVGVIIDEHLMFDQPVERLLAPADVWS, encoded by the coding sequence ATGCCAAAACCCAAGAAACACGTACTAGTCTGCGTCCAGGGCCGCCCGGCCGGCCATCCGCGCGGTTCCTGCCAGGACAAAGCCTGCGCCCAGACCTGGCAGGCCTTCTCGGACGAATTCACCGCCCGCAACCTGTGGGCCTCCGGCTTCCAGCTGACCAATACCGGCTGCCTCGGCCCCTGCCATCTCGGCCCGAGCATCCTGGTCTATCCGGAAGGCGTGATGTACACCGGGGTCAAGCCGGAAGATGTCGGCGTGATCATCGACGAGCACCTGATGTTCGATCAACCGGTCGAGCGCCTGCTGGCGCCGGCTGATGTCTGGAGCTGA
- a CDS encoding RnfABCDGE type electron transport complex subunit B, translated as MLMSVGSLAVMGLTLGSVLGVASRYLAVEENPIEAELQAMLPGSQCGQCGYVGCAQAAAALAKGEAPVTLCPPGGKATVEALAAKLGVKVDLSKVSDSGPQIAEVTEEICIGCCRCMKVCPTDAIIGAAKQIHNVIREACTGCSSCIDVCPTEALGMAPIPVTLQHWTWPKPASAHN; from the coding sequence ATGTTGATGTCGGTAGGAAGTCTCGCAGTCATGGGCCTGACCCTGGGGAGCGTGCTCGGTGTCGCGTCGCGCTACCTGGCGGTCGAAGAAAACCCGATCGAGGCCGAGCTGCAGGCGATGCTGCCCGGCTCGCAGTGCGGCCAGTGCGGTTACGTCGGCTGCGCCCAGGCGGCGGCGGCGCTGGCCAAGGGCGAAGCGCCGGTCACCCTCTGTCCGCCGGGCGGCAAGGCGACCGTCGAAGCCCTGGCCGCCAAGCTCGGCGTCAAGGTCGATCTCTCCAAAGTTTCCGACAGCGGGCCGCAGATCGCCGAAGTGACCGAGGAAATCTGCATCGGCTGCTGCCGTTGCATGAAGGTCTGTCCGACCGACGCGATCATCGGCGCCGCCAAGCAGATTCACAACGTCATCCGCGAAGCCTGTACCGGCTGTTCGTCGTGCATCGACGTCTGTCCGACCGAAGCGCTCGGCATGGCGCCCATTCCGGTCACGCTGCAACACTGGACCTGGCCGAAGCCGGCGTCCGCCCACAACTGA
- the nifL gene encoding nitrogen fixation negative regulator NifL, whose translation MTAPERVKQSSESSTWLVLPSEAYRQAVDQADLAISITDAKANILFANEAFSRVTGYSREEIVGKNEAVLSNHTTPAATYQAMWKELAAQRPWSGKLLNRRKDGDIYLAELNISPVVDSTGKTTHYLGMHRDVTELHRLERVVRNQKQLIESVVDAAPIAFALLDPTGRIVLDNQEYKKLVTDLRVKEPAHTLLDSLAPDWREALAEDPGQCTFVNREARIDRPAGRARWLSVTSSVIDIQSDCADSYFCAAGQPGLLLAMADITNLRDEQERTRAAVLQAVLAEEERTAAIREGLSAAIFRLEEPMNVMASALSVLQRRDPAAASVLQQALTGSREHLESLRQVIPPRAQEIVVSVNLNEILRDVLEVSTPRLLGAGITVDWQPAATLPTILGRPLQLRMLFKALMDNAIEAMNVKGWKRRELTLTSVVEHDRIVIIVADSGPGIPEDWRHKAFEPFFTAKGGSGRHIGTGLSRVQQVVADHGGIIDLDESPSGGCAAIVEFRLDGDPI comes from the coding sequence ATGACTGCACCAGAGCGTGTCAAGCAATCCAGCGAATCGTCGACCTGGCTCGTACTGCCCTCCGAGGCCTATCGTCAGGCGGTAGACCAGGCCGATCTGGCGATTTCGATCACCGACGCCAAGGCCAACATCCTTTTTGCCAACGAAGCCTTCAGCCGGGTCACCGGTTACAGCCGCGAAGAGATCGTCGGCAAGAACGAAGCCGTTCTGTCCAACCATACGACGCCGGCCGCCACCTATCAGGCGATGTGGAAGGAGCTGGCGGCGCAGCGCCCGTGGTCGGGCAAGCTGCTCAACCGGCGCAAGGATGGCGATATCTATCTGGCCGAACTGAACATCTCGCCGGTAGTAGACAGTACCGGCAAGACCACCCACTACCTCGGCATGCACCGCGACGTCACCGAGCTGCATCGCCTGGAACGCGTCGTCCGCAATCAGAAACAGCTGATCGAATCGGTCGTCGACGCGGCGCCGATCGCCTTTGCGCTGCTCGACCCGACCGGCCGCATCGTTCTCGACAACCAGGAATACAAGAAGCTGGTCACTGACCTGCGCGTCAAGGAACCGGCCCACACGCTGCTCGATAGCCTGGCTCCGGACTGGCGCGAGGCCCTCGCCGAAGACCCGGGGCAATGCACCTTCGTCAATCGCGAGGCGCGCATCGACCGCCCGGCCGGGCGCGCCCGCTGGCTCTCGGTGACCTCGTCGGTGATCGACATCCAGAGCGACTGCGCCGACAGCTATTTCTGCGCCGCCGGCCAACCCGGCCTGCTGCTCGCCATGGCCGACATCACCAACCTGCGCGACGAACAGGAGCGCACCCGCGCCGCCGTGCTGCAGGCCGTGCTGGCCGAAGAGGAACGTACCGCAGCGATCCGCGAAGGCTTGTCGGCGGCGATTTTCCGGCTGGAAGAGCCGATGAACGTGATGGCCTCCGCCCTCTCCGTCCTGCAGCGCCGCGACCCGGCCGCGGCCAGCGTGCTGCAGCAGGCGCTGACCGGCAGCCGCGAGCATCTCGAGTCGCTGCGCCAGGTCATCCCGCCGCGCGCCCAGGAGATCGTGGTCAGCGTCAACCTCAATGAAATCCTGCGCGATGTGCTCGAAGTCAGCACGCCGCGCCTGCTCGGCGCCGGCATCACCGTCGACTGGCAACCAGCGGCGACGCTGCCGACCATCCTCGGCCGCCCGCTGCAATTGCGCATGCTGTTCAAGGCGCTGATGGACAACGCCATCGAAGCGATGAACGTCAAGGGCTGGAAGCGGCGCGAGCTGACGCTGACCAGCGTCGTCGAACACGACCGCATCGTGATCATCGTCGCCGACAGCGGCCCGGGCATTCCAGAAGACTGGCGGCACAAGGCGTTCGAGCCGTTCTTCACGGCCAAGGGCGGCAGCGGCCGGCATATCGGCACCGGCCTGTCGCGCGTCCAGCAGGTGGTCGCCGACCACGGCGGCATCATCGATCTCGACGAAAGCCCAAGCGGCGGCTGCGCGGCCATCGTCGAGTTTCGCCTCGACGGCGACCCGATCTAA
- a CDS encoding nitrogen fixation protein NifZ gives MSAIPYEIGDMVYAAEDILNDGGMPGVDEEEGLIAAAGSRGVVVHFGVAEMDESKEIYLVRFESGPDGLLGNPVGCLPEELTQEEPISA, from the coding sequence ATGAGCGCGATTCCCTACGAGATTGGCGACATGGTCTATGCCGCCGAAGACATCCTGAACGATGGCGGCATGCCCGGCGTGGACGAGGAAGAAGGCCTGATCGCCGCAGCCGGATCACGCGGCGTGGTGGTGCATTTCGGGGTTGCCGAAATGGACGAGAGCAAGGAAATCTATCTGGTGCGCTTCGAAAGCGGCCCGGACGGCCTGCTCGGCAACCCGGTCGGTTGCCTGCCGGAAGAGCTGACCCAGGAAGAACCGATCAGCGCCTGA
- the rsxC gene encoding electron transport complex subunit RsxC, translating to MGFLDRFLKTPNWGVHPEDHKRPAADAPLRLFPSPPRVFMPLHQHVGGAARPVVLVGQKVLKGQLIAEAQGNISAPIHASVSGTISAVGEVTAPHPSGLPFKAITIDSDGADRWFDSEPLADPFSAAPEEIARRAALAGVVGLGGATFPAAVKFALGKRLKVSTLIVNGGECEPYLSSDDRIMRDFPEMVIDGARLVMHAIGATDALVGIEDNKPEAIAAMRRAAAAYPEVKIRPVPAWYPMGSDKQLIQTLTGKEVPSDARAAEVGVLVHNVSTCAAVHKAIRLGQPLVERIITLNGGAIANPGNLYAPLGTMISDLFAFVGLREAPARLILGGPMMGTPLLHDRIPIVKGASGILAFNAAEAFVPEAGPCIRCGSCTKACPMGLLPLEMAARIRVGDLEGAEAYALQDCISCGCCAYVCPSHIPLVQYFSHAKGELTAAERTKLRTEATRRLAEAKTARIERENREKAEAAARRKAEREAAKAATAAPPVTEQTQGASA from the coding sequence ATGGGATTTCTCGACCGCTTTCTGAAGACGCCGAACTGGGGCGTTCATCCGGAAGACCACAAGCGTCCGGCCGCCGATGCGCCGCTCCGCCTCTTCCCGTCGCCCCCCCGCGTCTTCATGCCGTTGCACCAGCATGTCGGCGGTGCGGCCCGGCCCGTCGTGCTGGTGGGCCAGAAAGTGCTCAAGGGGCAACTGATCGCCGAAGCCCAGGGCAACATCTCGGCGCCGATTCACGCCTCGGTTTCCGGCACGATCAGCGCGGTCGGCGAAGTCACCGCGCCGCATCCGTCCGGCCTGCCGTTCAAGGCGATCACCATCGATTCCGACGGGGCCGACCGCTGGTTCGACAGCGAGCCGCTGGCCGATCCGTTCTCGGCGGCGCCCGAGGAAATCGCCCGCCGCGCCGCACTGGCCGGCGTCGTCGGTCTCGGCGGCGCGACCTTCCCGGCCGCCGTGAAATTCGCGCTGGGCAAGCGCCTCAAGGTGTCGACGCTGATCGTCAATGGCGGCGAATGCGAACCCTACCTGTCGAGCGACGACCGCATCATGCGCGACTTCCCGGAGATGGTGATCGACGGCGCGCGCCTCGTCATGCATGCCATTGGCGCGACGGATGCGTTGGTCGGCATCGAGGACAACAAGCCGGAAGCCATCGCGGCGATGCGCAGGGCCGCCGCAGCCTACCCGGAAGTCAAGATTCGGCCGGTGCCGGCGTGGTATCCGATGGGTTCGGACAAGCAGTTGATCCAGACGCTGACCGGCAAGGAAGTGCCATCCGACGCCCGGGCCGCCGAAGTCGGCGTGCTGGTCCATAACGTCTCGACCTGCGCTGCCGTGCATAAGGCGATCCGTCTCGGCCAGCCGCTGGTCGAGCGCATCATTACCCTGAACGGCGGTGCCATCGCCAATCCCGGCAATCTCTATGCGCCGCTCGGCACGATGATCAGCGACCTGTTCGCCTTCGTCGGTCTGAGAGAGGCGCCGGCCCGCCTGATCCTCGGCGGTCCGATGATGGGGACGCCACTGCTGCATGACCGGATTCCCATCGTCAAGGGCGCTTCCGGCATCCTCGCCTTCAATGCGGCCGAGGCCTTCGTTCCCGAAGCCGGCCCGTGCATCCGCTGCGGCAGTTGTACCAAGGCCTGTCCGATGGGCTTGCTGCCGCTCGAAATGGCGGCCCGCATCCGGGTCGGCGACCTTGAGGGCGCCGAGGCCTATGCCCTGCAGGATTGCATCTCCTGCGGCTGCTGTGCCTACGTCTGTCCGTCGCATATCCCGCTGGTCCAGTATTTCAGTCACGCCAAAGGCGAACTGACGGCGGCCGAGCGGACCAAGCTGCGCACCGAAGCGACCCGGCGTCTGGCCGAAGCCAAGACCGCCCGGATCGAACGCGAGAACCGGGAAAAGGCAGAAGCCGCGGCCCGCCGCAAGGCCGAGCGCGAAGCCGCCAAGGCGGCGACTGCTGCGCCACCAGTTACCGAACAGACTCAGGGAGCTTCAGCATGA
- a CDS encoding SoxR reducing system RseC family protein — protein sequence MTSLPVIPNAAQRSVEGIARVVRVTDDQLWLEPEQTTSCGHCASSASCGIEAREAAGIGTVTSRLQQRRFVVDNPGAGYREGDRLVVGVSEGSLLKASLTAYGLPLLFALTAGSLTQAAYGEDLTTIFGMAGGLLLGLIAARFNARRLAARGDLVPRILRRARADETCGTV from the coding sequence ATGACTTCATTACCGGTGATACCGAATGCCGCCCAGCGCTCGGTCGAGGGGATAGCCCGGGTCGTTCGCGTGACGGACGACCAGCTCTGGCTTGAACCGGAACAGACCACCAGCTGCGGCCACTGTGCCTCGAGTGCCAGTTGCGGCATCGAGGCCCGCGAAGCAGCCGGCATCGGCACAGTGACCAGCCGCCTGCAGCAACGGCGCTTCGTGGTCGATAACCCGGGCGCCGGCTATCGCGAAGGCGATCGCCTGGTGGTCGGGGTCAGCGAAGGCTCGCTGCTTAAGGCGTCGCTGACCGCCTACGGCTTGCCGCTGCTCTTTGCGCTGACGGCCGGCTCGCTGACCCAGGCCGCCTATGGCGAGGATCTGACGACGATATTCGGGATGGCCGGCGGCTTGCTGCTCGGCCTGATCGCGGCGCGCTTCAATGCCCGGCGTCTCGCCGCCCGGGGCGATCTGGTGCCGCGCATCCTGCGCCGGGCGCGGGCTGACGAAACCTGTGGAACTGTTTAG
- the rsxG gene encoding electron transport complex subunit RsxG, with amino-acid sequence MTTTQTATEVPVPSQTKMFKHGVILCLFCLGFGLLLAITNEITLDDIEARAIEDKQNSLSQVLPDELHDNNPVTDTVAMVNAEGKALTVFRARKNGKVTGVAYEIFGTGYAGEIKLMMGIDAAGKLLGVRVLAHKETPGLGDKIEVKKGPWIERFTGLSMGNPPLERWKVKKDGGDFDQFAGATITPRGVMVAIRSGLEFFAENKTRLTEAD; translated from the coding sequence ATGACTACTACCCAAACTGCGACCGAAGTGCCCGTCCCCAGCCAGACCAAGATGTTCAAACATGGCGTGATTCTCTGCCTGTTCTGTCTGGGATTCGGGTTGCTCCTGGCTATCACCAACGAGATCACGCTCGACGACATCGAGGCGCGCGCCATCGAGGACAAGCAGAATTCGTTGAGCCAGGTCTTGCCGGACGAGTTGCACGACAACAATCCGGTGACCGATACGGTAGCCATGGTGAATGCCGAGGGCAAGGCCTTGACCGTTTTTCGCGCCCGGAAGAACGGCAAGGTGACCGGGGTGGCTTACGAGATTTTCGGTACCGGCTACGCCGGCGAAATCAAGCTGATGATGGGCATCGATGCCGCGGGCAAGCTGCTCGGCGTGCGCGTTCTGGCGCACAAGGAAACACCGGGCCTGGGCGACAAGATCGAGGTCAAGAAAGGGCCGTGGATCGAGCGCTTCACCGGGCTCTCGATGGGCAATCCGCCGCTCGAGCGCTGGAAGGTGAAAAAGGATGGTGGCGACTTCGACCAGTTCGCCGGCGCGACGATCACACCGCGCGGCGTGATGGTCGCCATTCGCAGCGGACTCGAATTTTTTGCAGAGAACAAAACCCGTTTGACGGAGGCTGACTGA
- the nifA gene encoding nif-specific transcriptional activator NifA — translation MHEHIIHSADAECPPPGGYCRTHELNIMLLSALYAVSRVLSRSLAFKESLRDVLRVLHDEAGLTRGLISVVDPETGNLNIHTIYNPNGPDSDDAQYGPGEGMIGLVLEKPRTIKLARVADEPRFLNRQKVYQPELPFIAVPIKVGGNLQGVLAVQPEAEEDGLLEERAQFVEMVANLIGQSLRLSLEVAQEKSTLVEERDLLRRTVRHQFGFDSMVGRSAVMRRVFDQARMVAKWNTTVLIRGETGTGKELIANAIHYNSPRARNALVRLNCAALPENLLESELFGHERGAFTGAVESRKGRFEQAHGGTLFLDEIGEVSSAFQAKLLRILQEGEFERVGGSRTIKVDVRIIAATHRDLETAVDMGDFREDLFYRLNVMPLFLPPLRERIEDIPEIARHLLTKIGNDQKRKLSLTDMAQRRLANHEWPGNVRELENCLERAAVLSEDGHIDVDLIRFPSARDRAPGKPARAGGSVAPAPIFSPNAEVDIDDPNLSEKERVIAALEQAGWVQAKAARILGMTPRQIAYRIQTLNIEVKQF, via the coding sequence ATGCACGAACACATCATCCACAGCGCCGACGCCGAGTGCCCGCCCCCCGGGGGCTACTGCCGAACGCATGAACTCAACATCATGCTGCTCTCGGCGCTCTATGCCGTCAGCCGCGTCCTCAGCCGCTCGTTGGCCTTCAAGGAATCGCTCCGCGACGTGCTGCGCGTGCTGCATGACGAAGCCGGCCTGACACGCGGCCTGATCAGCGTGGTCGATCCGGAAACCGGCAACCTGAACATCCATACCATCTACAACCCGAACGGCCCGGACTCGGACGACGCCCAGTACGGCCCGGGCGAAGGCATGATCGGCCTGGTCCTCGAAAAACCACGGACGATTAAGCTGGCGCGCGTCGCCGACGAGCCGCGCTTTCTCAACCGGCAGAAGGTCTATCAACCGGAACTGCCGTTCATCGCCGTGCCGATCAAGGTCGGCGGCAACCTGCAGGGCGTTCTCGCCGTCCAGCCGGAAGCCGAGGAAGACGGCCTGCTCGAGGAACGCGCCCAGTTCGTCGAAATGGTCGCCAACCTGATCGGCCAGAGCCTGCGCCTGTCGCTCGAAGTGGCGCAGGAGAAATCAACCCTGGTCGAGGAGCGCGACCTGTTGCGCCGCACCGTTCGTCATCAGTTCGGTTTCGATAGCATGGTCGGGCGTTCGGCGGTGATGCGCCGGGTTTTCGATCAGGCGCGGATGGTCGCCAAATGGAACACCACCGTGCTGATCCGCGGCGAGACCGGGACCGGCAAGGAACTGATCGCCAACGCCATCCACTACAACTCGCCGCGCGCCCGCAATGCGCTGGTCCGCCTGAACTGCGCCGCGCTGCCGGAAAACCTGCTCGAATCCGAGCTGTTCGGCCACGAACGCGGTGCCTTCACCGGCGCCGTCGAGTCGCGCAAGGGCCGCTTCGAGCAGGCGCATGGCGGCACCCTGTTCCTCGACGAAATCGGCGAAGTCTCCTCGGCTTTCCAGGCCAAGCTGCTGCGTATCCTGCAGGAAGGCGAATTCGAGCGGGTCGGCGGCAGCCGGACCATCAAGGTCGATGTCCGGATCATTGCCGCGACGCACCGCGATCTGGAAACCGCCGTCGATATGGGCGACTTCCGCGAAGACTTGTTCTACCGGCTGAACGTCATGCCGCTCTTCCTGCCGCCGCTGCGCGAGCGGATCGAGGACATTCCGGAAATCGCCCGCCACCTGCTGACCAAGATCGGCAACGACCAGAAGCGCAAGCTCAGCCTGACCGACATGGCCCAGCGCCGGCTGGCCAACCATGAGTGGCCGGGCAATGTGCGCGAACTGGAAAACTGTCTGGAACGCGCCGCCGTGCTCTCCGAGGACGGCCATATCGACGTCGATCTGATCCGTTTCCCGAGCGCCCGCGACCGCGCCCCCGGCAAGCCGGCGCGGGCCGGCGGCAGCGTCGCCCCGGCCCCGATTTTCAGCCCGAACGCCGAGGTCGATATCGACGACCCCAACCTCTCGGAAAAGGAACGGGTCATCGCCGCGCTCGAACAGGCCGGCTGGGTCCAGGCCAAGGCGGCACGGATTCTCGGCATGACGCCGCGGCAGATCGCCTACCGCATCCAGACGCTGAACATCGAGGTCAAGCAGTTCTGA
- a CDS encoding flavodoxin, with protein MARIGIFFGTDTGRTRLVAKQIAKKLGDAAATPVNIGRTTLDDFLACELLILGSSTLGAGELPGLSTGLSQPSWEEFLPQLADTDLAGKVVAIFGLGDQKKYPDEFVDAIGIIHDALVARGARAIGYWPTAGYQFAASQAVDGEHFLGLALDQINQPLLSEERIDRWLAQIRPELQP; from the coding sequence ATGGCCAGAATCGGCATATTTTTCGGTACCGACACCGGCCGCACCCGGCTGGTCGCCAAGCAGATCGCCAAGAAATTGGGCGATGCGGCGGCGACCCCGGTCAATATCGGGCGGACGACGCTTGATGACTTTCTCGCCTGCGAGCTGCTGATTCTCGGCAGCTCGACGCTCGGGGCCGGGGAATTGCCGGGGCTGTCGACCGGCCTCAGCCAGCCGAGCTGGGAGGAATTCCTGCCGCAACTGGCCGACACCGACCTGGCCGGCAAGGTCGTTGCGATTTTCGGCCTGGGCGACCAGAAGAAGTACCCGGACGAATTCGTCGACGCCATCGGCATCATTCACGATGCGCTGGTAGCGCGCGGCGCCCGGGCCATCGGCTACTGGCCGACGGCCGGTTACCAGTTCGCCGCCTCGCAGGCCGTCGATGGCGAACATTTCCTCGGCCTGGCCCTCGACCAGATCAATCAGCCGCTGCTCAGCGAAGAACGGATCGATCGCTGGCTGGCGCAAATTCGACCGGAGCTGCAGCCATGA
- the rsxA gene encoding electron transport complex subunit RsxA, protein MRDFALMMIGAALVNNVILARFLGLCSFMGVTTRVDTAAGMGLATTFVITVSSMADWAVQTYLLDAYNLGFLRTVTFILVIASAVQFTEMTIKKVSPTLFQMLGIYLPLITTNCAVLGVALLLVEGKMGFMSSTMFAFASAVGYSLVMIIFAGLRERLVLANVPRLFAGPPIAFIVAGMLAMAFMGFSGIATS, encoded by the coding sequence ATGAGAGATTTTGCCTTGATGATGATCGGCGCGGCCCTGGTGAACAACGTGATCCTGGCCCGCTTCCTCGGACTCTGCTCGTTCATGGGGGTGACGACCCGGGTCGATACGGCGGCCGGCATGGGGCTGGCGACCACCTTCGTCATTACTGTCTCATCGATGGCCGACTGGGCGGTCCAGACCTACCTGCTCGATGCCTACAACCTCGGTTTCCTGCGCACCGTGACCTTCATTCTGGTTATCGCCAGCGCCGTGCAATTCACCGAGATGACGATCAAGAAGGTGTCGCCGACGCTGTTCCAGATGCTCGGCATCTACCTGCCGCTGATCACCACCAACTGCGCCGTGCTCGGTGTCGCGCTGCTGCTGGTCGAAGGCAAGATGGGCTTCATGAGTTCGACGATGTTCGCCTTTGCCTCGGCCGTCGGCTACAGCCTGGTCATGATCATTTTCGCCGGCCTGCGCGAGCGTCTCGTGCTGGCCAACGTGCCGCGCCTGTTCGCAGGTCCGCCGATCGCCTTCATCGTTGCCGGCATGCTGGCCATGGCGTTCATGGGCTTCTCGGGCATTGCCACGAGCTAA
- a CDS encoding electron transport complex subunit E, giving the protein MANSDYKTIIKDGLWDNNGVFSMLLGMCPAMAMTTSATNGFGMGLATAVVMAASSWLVAIFRNRITTEVRIPVYILIVAAMVTVVDLGMNAWMHELYKVLGLFIPLIVSNCLPLARLEAFAAKRSPVPALLDGLFMGLGFTIALTSVGAVREIIGSGTLFADASLLLGPTFKVIEMRLLPSDMGVLMMILPPGGFIVTGLLVVVKRLLDLRAGKEIQMTGAHAV; this is encoded by the coding sequence ATGGCAAACAGCGACTACAAGACGATCATCAAGGACGGCCTGTGGGACAACAACGGCGTCTTCAGCATGCTGCTCGGCATGTGCCCGGCGATGGCGATGACGACCAGCGCCACCAACGGTTTCGGCATGGGCCTGGCGACGGCGGTGGTGATGGCGGCTTCGAGCTGGCTGGTGGCCATCTTCCGTAACCGGATCACCACCGAAGTGCGGATTCCGGTCTATATCCTGATCGTCGCCGCCATGGTCACCGTGGTCGATCTCGGGATGAATGCCTGGATGCACGAGTTGTACAAGGTGCTCGGCCTGTTCATTCCGTTGATCGTCTCGAACTGCCTGCCGCTGGCCCGGCTGGAAGCCTTCGCCGCCAAGCGGTCGCCGGTTCCCGCCTTGCTCGATGGCCTGTTCATGGGCCTCGGTTTCACTATCGCCCTGACTTCGGTCGGCGCGGTGCGCGAAATCATCGGCTCCGGCACGCTGTTCGCGGATGCCTCGCTGCTCCTCGGCCCGACTTTCAAGGTCATCGAAATGCGTCTGCTGCCGTCCGACATGGGCGTCCTGATGATGATCCTGCCGCCCGGCGGCTTCATCGTCACCGGCCTGCTCGTCGTCGTCAAACGCCTGCTCGACCTGCGGGCCGGCAAGGAAATCCAGATGACCGGCGCGCATGCCGTGTGA
- a CDS encoding substrate-binding periplasmic protein yields MTVSLGLLCGLIAPLAQAEDKVLRVAVLDDAPPMAYRDSRGNLTGFSYTIAQALCEEMKVRCQFQVTRLDYLIDDLAAGNFDIAAVGLLNTPERAEKILFSKSVYRSISLWFARPGIDPGQRGIRVSTFRGSAHERYLKAQGWDVVSAQSDGQMLEQLSAGVAQAVVVPLMTSLGLQKNPKFLQFGLTPSVLHAAELEGAASFGINPHRADLKASLDKALDAILRNGVYERINTQFLPFRVN; encoded by the coding sequence TTGACCGTCAGCCTGGGGTTGCTTTGCGGTCTGATAGCGCCACTGGCGCAGGCGGAAGACAAGGTGCTGCGGGTTGCCGTACTCGATGATGCGCCGCCGATGGCTTATCGCGACAGCCGCGGCAATCTGACCGGCTTCAGCTATACGATTGCCCAGGCGTTGTGCGAGGAAATGAAGGTGCGGTGCCAATTCCAGGTGACCCGCCTCGACTATCTGATTGATGATCTGGCGGCCGGGAATTTCGATATCGCCGCGGTCGGCTTGCTGAATACGCCGGAGCGGGCCGAGAAGATCCTTTTCAGCAAATCCGTCTATCGTTCGATTTCGCTGTGGTTCGCCCGCCCGGGTATCGATCCGGGGCAGCGCGGCATCCGCGTTTCGACCTTTCGCGGCTCGGCGCATGAGCGCTATCTCAAGGCGCAGGGCTGGGACGTGGTCAGTGCGCAAAGCGATGGCCAGATGCTCGAACAACTGTCGGCCGGCGTCGCCCAGGCGGTGGTCGTGCCCCTGATGACCAGTTTGGGGCTGCAGAAGAACCCGAAGTTCCTGCAGTTCGGCCTGACCCCCAGCGTGCTGCACGCCGCCGAACTGGAGGGCGCCGCGTCTTTCGGCATCAATCCGCACCGAGCCGATCTCAAGGCGTCGCTCGACAAGGCGCTCGATGCCATCTTGCGCAACGGGGTCTATGAGCGGATCAACACCCAGTTCCTGCCGTTTCGGGTGAACTGA